Proteins encoded within one genomic window of Vidua macroura isolate BioBank_ID:100142 chromosome 2, ASM2450914v1, whole genome shotgun sequence:
- the RAI2 gene encoding retinoic acid-induced protein 2 — MEELYKDAPNLPMDVTNSPSAMANNKLENGVAQLITAEAWNINSADLMKKALSPLVTVPAPSILTPPAESQSGVALKVAATVLQPICLGDSPVVLPIHLQVAGSTAPQMPATNAATPYVMTTQGPVPLPVLLEQHVFQHLNSPLVLPPGAACPASPLHAGLFSGTATPVGQPQLLDPKPSGQAQEPVLPPVFQTPGFAAVLQDLFPSQGALGSAPCQPPPDYATLPPQAFSSPLSPLVPPATLLVPYPVIVPLPVPIPIPIPVPIPVPHGAEAKAAPDPPKPPLFTPHACKGTQTPLEKEETKPFELLHPREFPQLSRHTVIKMGGENEALDLSMKGAPALRASEAVPPPPPEDGALDLSLASCRKPGGPHGEAAGPGPATTAEVGAHPAPDKLPGPAAPFGPCKPSEAAGKAEGRGAAGGAAELLRQPQKWLVEQAGRAGCEPKAGNNIEIVSTSQTAKVIVSVKDAVPTIFCGKIKGLSGVSTKNFSFKRDLPQDSVLQCYDVKSPPEPRDSAEALRKPVKNRSVKLKKMNSPEIHILPIKKQRLAAFFPRK; from the coding sequence ATGGAGGAGCTGTACAAGGATGCCCCCAACCTGCCTATGGATGTCACCAACTCACCCTCGGCGATGGCCAACAACAAGCTGGAAAATGGGGTGGCTCAGCTGATCACAGCAGAGGCTTGGAACATCAACTCGGCCGACCTGATGAAGAAAGCCCTTTCCCCGCTGGTGACAGTCCCTGCACCCTCCATCCTGACGCCACCGGCCGAATCGCAGAGCGGGGTGGCCCTGAAGGTGGCGGCCACCGTGCTGCAGCCCATCTGCCTGGGGGACAGCCCCGTGGTCCTGCCCATCCACCTGCAGGTCGCcggcagcacagccccacagatGCCAGCCACCAATGCTGCCACCCCGTACGTGATGACAACCCAGGGCCCCGTCCCGCTGCCCgtcctcctggagcagcacgTCTTCCAGCACCTGAACTCGCCCCTGGTGCTGCCCCCGGGAGCTGCCTGCCCCGCCAGCCCCCTGCACGCCGGCCTCTTCTCCGGCACCGCCACCCCCgttgggcagccccagctcctggacCCCAAGCCCTCCGGCCAGGCGCAGGAGCCCGTCCTGCCCCCGGTCTTTCAGACACCGGGATTCGCCGCCGTCCTTCAGGACCTGTTTCCCTCACAGGGCGCCCTGGGCTCAGCCCCCTGTCAGCCGCCCCCCGACTACGCCACCCTCCCACCGCAGGCCTTCAGCTCGCCCCTGTCCCCGCTGGTGCCCCCTGCTACGCTGCTGGTGCCCTACCCCGTCATCGTGCCCCTGCCCGTCCCCATCCctatccccatccctgtccccatccctgtgccccacgGCGCCGAGGCCAAGGCGGCCCCTGACCCACCCAAGCCGCCACTCTTCACCCCCCACGCCTGCAAGGGTACCCAGACGcccctggagaaggaggagacgAAGCCCTTCGAACTTCTCCACCCACGGGAGTTTCCCCAGCTGAGCCGCCACACTGTCATCAAGATGGGCGGTGAGAACGAGGCGTTGGACCTCTCCATGAAAGGGGCGCCCGCGCTTCGGGCCAGCGAGGccgtgccgccgccgccgcccgagGACGGGGCGCTGGACTTGTCCCTCGCCTCCTGTCGCAAGCCGGGGGGGCCGCACGGGGAGGCGGCcggccctggccctgccaccACCGCCGAGGTCGGTGCCCACCCCGCACCGGACAAGCTCCCCGGGCCAGCCGCCCCCTTCGGCCCCTGCAAGCCCTCGGAGGCGGCGGGTAAGGCGGAGGGCAGGGGCGCGGCCGGCGGCGCGGCCGAGCTGCTGCGGCAGCCGCAGAAGTGGCTGGTGGAACAGGCGGGCAGGGCGGGCTGCGAGCCCAAGGCCGGCAACAACATCGAGATCGTCAGCACATCGCAGACAGCCAAAGTCATCGTCTCCGTCAAGGATGCCGTGCCCACCATCTTCTGCGGCAAGATCAAGGGCTTGTCGGGAGTCTCCACCAAAAACTTTTCCTTCAAAAGGGACCTGCCCCAGGACTCGGTGCTGCAGTGCTACGATGTGAAGAGCCCGCCCGAGCCCCGGGACAGCGCCGAGGCCCTCAGGAAACCCGTCAAAAACAGGAGCGTAAAgctaaagaaaatgaactcGCCGGAGATACATATTCTTCCAATCAAGAAACAACGGCTGGCTGCCTTTTTTCCAAGAAAGTAA